From Triticum urartu cultivar G1812 chromosome 2, Tu2.1, whole genome shotgun sequence, a single genomic window includes:
- the LOC125534757 gene encoding uncharacterized protein LOC125534757 gives MEAAGDGSMGMFRATPDAAAGIGRSAEVAALLNKMVDGLGATVLHISGTEFTVHPSTHLLIQALQNYSRSTYLVEPVHHTTDPCSHMVDCWAAKLEEDAEMIRQGEKGVKYIFLMNNTCLVLQMMGHPGAASFAGAQELASRLTSMVELYKKCYLDECWAPLHRLNLDMFAAEFRATCDCQSTWKVGADSGPSFSLKRMVFGGKKQKRYDTGAQLEGKIRGLFEG, from the exons ATGGAGGCGGCAGGGGATGGCTCCATGGGCATGTTCCGAGCAACGCCGGATGCCGCCGCCGGCATCGGCAG ATCTGCTGAGGTTGCTGCTCTCCTGAACAAGATGGTGGATGGTCTGGGAGCAACGGTTCTGCACATCTCCGGGACCGAATTCACAGTCCATCCATCAACTCACCTTTTGATACAAGCCCTGCAGAATTACTCTCGAAGCACATATTTGGTGGAGCCAGTGCATCACACCACTGACCCTTGCTCTCACATGGTCGATTGCTGGGCAGCCAAGCTCGAGGAAGATGCAGAGATGATACGCCAAGGCGAAAAGGGTGTGAAATACATATTCCTTATGAataacacatgtcttgttttgcaAATGATGGGGCATCCAGGGGCAGCATCTTTCGCCGGTGCTCAAGAATTGGCGAGTAGGCTGACATCAATGGTGGAGCTGTACAAGAAGTGCTACTTGGACGAGTGTTGGGCTCCTCTGCATCGCTTAAACTTGGACATGTTTGCTGCTGAATTTCGTGCCACCTGTGACTGCCAGTCGACATGGAAGGTCGGAGCTGACTCAG GGCCGTCCTTTTCGTTGAAACGAATGGTGTTTGGAGGGAAGAAACAAAAGAGGTATGATACTGGTGCCCAACTGGAAGGGAAGATAAGAGGATTGTTTGAGGGATGA